The DNA region GAGGTCAGCGTCTTCCCCCTCGTAAACAAGAAAGAAATGGTTGAGGTTGCCCTTGACATAAAAAGAAAGCTCAGAAAATCGGGTTTCATAGCTGAATTTGACTCCTCAGGGACCATAGGGAGAAGGTATGCCCGTTCAGATGAGATAGGGGTTCCATTTGCGGTTACAGTGGACCATGAAACCCTTGAGGATGGAACAGTGACCCTCAGGAACAGGGATGACTGCACTCAGATAAGGTTGAAGATTGAGGAACTGGATTCAAAGTTAAAGGAATTTATAAAATCATGAAACTACTCCTCCAGAGGAAGTGGGGTCTCCCTGACGCTACCCAGAGATTCGCTGTCCAGCACGGATGAAAGACTCCAGTGGTAATCAAATAGCCTGTTCCCCCACTGGAGAATCTCCTCCCCATGACCCATCAGGATTTCCGTTTTTGATGAATCAAAGCCATCCCTTTTAAACAGACTCATTGAGAAAAAGGTGTCAGATATCATGTAGGAAATCTCCTGGTTCTCAGGGAGAACCCCTATCCTCAGTAAATCTGAATCCATGAGCTCAGGGAGATTCATTAAACCCAGCTCCCCAATAAAAACATGATATGTGTCAGGTGTCAGTATGAGTTCCACCCTTCCACCAGTTTCAACGAACCCTGATATTGATTCTGTGTGCCTGGGAAGGCAGGATGAAAGCATTGCCCTTAGGTGGGTGGCGTTATCCAGCATCTCAAGGTAGGTTGTGTATGGTCTCTGGAGGTCATCTGGTGTTGCCTCAACAATGTAGGCGTCCCTGAAGACATTTATGTCCATGAGGAACTGCGCTGGAATTGATCCAATTGAATGTCTGTTCCAGAATTCCCTGTGAAGCCTCACAGCATCCATTGAGTTCATAAACTTTGATAGGGTGATTCCCATAAGCTTTCCCTTTGACGTTAGTCTGCATGTATCTGAGGACCTCTCCACCAGCCTCCTTTCCTCTAACTCCATGAGTGCATGAGTGGTGGCTGAATTTGAGGTCCTTATGATGTCCCTGATCTCAGAAACCCTTTTTTCTCCCTCCATAAGATTGAGTATTACCCCTGATCGCACCCGGGACCCCGCTATAAATCTGATCTCAGCAAGCAGATCATGAATGTCATCTGGAAACCCTGTAAGTAGGTTAAAATCACTGCCAAGTTCCATTCTCTGCCCCCTACATTGATAACATTATTCCCGTCAGGTTTCTGATGCCAATCTTTTCGGATCTCTCCCGGTAATGTTCATAGAGGCGGAAGCCCCACTCAATTGCTTTCCTGTCAGTACTCATGATATCCCTGTTCTGGTCATAAAATCCTCTGCTATCAAAAAGACCCAGTGAGAGGAACCTGTCTGTCACCGTGAACGCAACCTTCAATGGACCCGGAAATCGAAGAACCTTAAGGTTTCTGTTCTTAATTGCCGTCCTGAGGAGCCCGAAACTTGCATTTAAAACCATCTCCCGTATCACCCCATCTGTGAGGACAAGTTCAACATGAACCCCCCTTTCCAGGAGCCCCTCATAGATATCAACCAGGTCCCTGTGAGAGATGGGGGATACGCCATAAACCTCCTCAGAACCCTCTATAAGTTTTCTGTAGGTGTTGTGGGGCCTGTATATATCCTCAGGCGCTGACCTGATGAGTTTAGAATTTACGAGCCAGTCAATATCCTCAATTAGGTATTCAGGAATCCCGCTGATATCATGATTCAGCCAGACTTCATCAAATCCATTTATAACCCTCACAGAGTTCATTAATTTCAGTGCTGAGAGGGTTTTGAGGGTTGCCTCTGAGGTGAGGCTGTAAGAGTCCCCCCTCCTGGTGATGGACCCCTCCTCAAGAAGTAACCTCAGGTTACTGTAAAGTGCTGGAAGGCTCACCTTAACCTCCCCTTTAATCTCATCAAAGGTTTTTGGTGACCTGAGAAGCGAAACCATTATCCTGAACCTTATGCTGGATTTGAGGATGAACTGAAGATCCTCATAGAGATATTCGTATACGTCAGTGAGCCTCTCTTCGTACATCAAACAGCCTCCCTATGTCTTTATATTCATCAGATTTTAAATATTTTATTGAGCAATTTACAGTTGCAGTGGTTTAAAGGAGGTTTTGAACTGATAGATAGCCATATACATGCGGATACGAGACCCTTTGAAGATTTTGAACTCATGGCTGTGAGTGGTATAGAGGGGGCCATCACCTGTGCCCATGACCCCCTGGAGGTGACATCATCAGATGTTGTCATGGCGCATTTCAGGAGACTGCTAACAGTGGACCCTGAGAGGGCCGCCCGCAACGGGTTAAAACTCCATATCGCCCTTGGAATACACCCCAGGGCAATACCCCGTGACCCCGAAAGGGTGATTGAAAAACTCCCAGATCTCCTCAGAAATCCGTCTGTGGTTGCTGTTGGTGAGGTGGGTCTTGACTCTG from Methanothermobacter sp. includes:
- a CDS encoding winged helix-turn-helix domain-containing protein yields the protein MELGSDFNLLTGFPDDIHDLLAEIRFIAGSRVRSGVILNLMEGEKRVSEIRDIIRTSNSATTHALMELEERRLVERSSDTCRLTSKGKLMGITLSKFMNSMDAVRLHREFWNRHSIGSIPAQFLMDINVFRDAYIVEATPDDLQRPYTTYLEMLDNATHLRAMLSSCLPRHTESISGFVETGGRVELILTPDTYHVFIGELGLMNLPELMDSDLLRIGVLPENQEISYMISDTFFSMSLFKRDGFDSSKTEILMGHGEEILQWGNRLFDYHWSLSSVLDSESLGSVRETPLPLEE
- a CDS encoding winged helix-turn-helix domain-containing protein, whose translation is MYEERLTDVYEYLYEDLQFILKSSIRFRIMVSLLRSPKTFDEIKGEVKVSLPALYSNLRLLLEEGSITRRGDSYSLTSEATLKTLSALKLMNSVRVINGFDEVWLNHDISGIPEYLIEDIDWLVNSKLIRSAPEDIYRPHNTYRKLIEGSEEVYGVSPISHRDLVDIYEGLLERGVHVELVLTDGVIREMVLNASFGLLRTAIKNRNLKVLRFPGPLKVAFTVTDRFLSLGLFDSRGFYDQNRDIMSTDRKAIEWGFRLYEHYRERSEKIGIRNLTGIMLSM